A single genomic interval of Oryzomonas sagensis harbors:
- the ptsP gene encoding phosphoenolpyruvate--protein phosphotransferase has protein sequence MFMKESHHSIGLRTLEDISAIILHSHDLHETLDNIVTIVARRMGTDVCSIYLLEQDGETLVLKASKGLSKASVNRVSMKVHEGLTGLTFESRGMVMTDNAPAHPRYKYFKGSKEENFLSFLGLPLFERKTPIGVIVIQTREARDFSEDEISALRTITFQISSIVHNARLLDSIQRTEQERAWFEQELAKIMNGDAISEPPAVKKTDKKVSSPSRMLAGSAVSAGFCRGKVYILDRFSDKVIKVAKVGTKADEHHKLSLALEKVKIQTLYMEKRVSETLSEGDAAIFHTHLMILEDRGFSSKVCDLIDQGMGATRAVHEVVHHYVQAFSAMEDPYLRERSADMEDIGRRLIDCLEGNDKTAVTLKEKRVLATDEIFPSDLAMLDHDKILGIVAEKGNMYSHVAIMAKSLGIPAVLGISGLMDASNVKDEIIVDGTSGHIYINPDGAIKREYERLERDHAGRQRELEGLRGLPAVTRDNVTIVLNANIGLVSDVRVANMHGAEGVGLYRTEFPYMTRSAFPDRHQQAAVYRKILGAFPGQLVNIRTLDIGGDKALPYFSCPHEENPFLGWRSIRVSLERQDIFREQLAGILLSSPAGTPSIMFPLISSVDEIRQVKEILASVREELKLEGHELREEIPLGIMVEIPAAVQIIEHLLKEVDYVSIGTNDLIQYTLAADRNNPRVKQYYDPYHPAVLQSIKRVADAATKAGKKASVCGEMATEPINALLMVGMGIREFSLSAPSIPVVKQAIRSHSIPECRTLARQVLACASSADIRRKLDAARKKLLV, from the coding sequence TCGGCCTGCGCACGCTGGAAGATATCAGCGCAATCATTCTCCACTCCCATGACCTGCATGAAACCCTGGACAATATCGTTACTATCGTGGCCAGACGCATGGGCACGGATGTCTGTTCAATCTACCTTCTGGAGCAGGACGGCGAAACCCTGGTGTTGAAGGCCAGCAAGGGCCTCTCCAAGGCATCGGTCAACCGCGTTTCCATGAAGGTCCACGAGGGGCTCACCGGCCTTACGTTCGAGAGCCGCGGCATGGTCATGACCGACAACGCCCCGGCCCATCCCCGCTATAAGTACTTCAAGGGGTCCAAAGAGGAAAACTTCCTCTCGTTTCTCGGCTTGCCGCTCTTCGAACGCAAGACGCCCATCGGCGTCATCGTCATCCAAACCCGCGAGGCCCGCGATTTCAGCGAAGACGAGATCAGCGCCCTGCGCACCATCACCTTCCAGATCAGCAGCATCGTGCATAACGCCCGCCTGCTCGATTCCATCCAGCGCACCGAGCAGGAACGCGCGTGGTTTGAACAGGAACTGGCCAAAATAATGAACGGCGACGCTATCAGCGAACCACCGGCCGTGAAAAAGACCGACAAAAAGGTATCCTCTCCGTCGCGCATGCTGGCCGGCAGTGCCGTTTCGGCGGGATTCTGCCGCGGCAAGGTCTATATCCTCGACCGGTTCAGCGACAAGGTCATCAAGGTGGCCAAGGTCGGCACCAAGGCCGATGAACATCACAAACTCAGCCTGGCCCTGGAAAAGGTGAAGATACAGACCCTCTACATGGAGAAGCGGGTCAGCGAAACCCTTTCCGAAGGTGATGCCGCGATCTTCCACACCCACCTGATGATCCTCGAGGACCGGGGCTTTTCCAGCAAGGTCTGCGATCTGATCGATCAGGGGATGGGGGCGACCCGCGCCGTGCACGAGGTTGTCCATCATTACGTGCAGGCCTTCTCAGCCATGGAAGATCCCTATCTGCGTGAGCGGTCGGCGGATATGGAAGATATCGGGCGGCGCCTGATCGACTGCCTGGAGGGGAACGACAAAACGGCGGTGACCCTGAAGGAAAAGCGGGTCCTGGCAACGGATGAGATCTTCCCTTCGGACCTTGCCATGCTGGACCACGACAAGATTCTCGGCATTGTGGCCGAGAAGGGCAACATGTACTCACATGTCGCCATCATGGCAAAATCCCTGGGTATTCCGGCTGTGCTGGGAATATCGGGGCTCATGGACGCTTCCAACGTCAAGGACGAGATCATTGTGGACGGCACCTCCGGGCATATCTACATCAACCCGGACGGCGCCATCAAGAGGGAGTACGAACGGCTTGAGCGGGACCATGCCGGACGCCAGCGAGAGCTGGAAGGCCTGCGGGGGCTGCCGGCGGTAACCCGCGACAACGTCACCATTGTCCTGAATGCCAATATCGGCCTGGTTTCCGACGTCAGGGTCGCCAATATGCACGGCGCCGAGGGTGTCGGCCTCTACCGCACCGAATTCCCGTACATGACGCGCAGCGCCTTTCCCGACCGTCATCAGCAGGCGGCCGTCTATCGCAAGATTTTGGGAGCGTTCCCCGGGCAATTGGTCAACATTCGCACCCTAGATATCGGCGGCGACAAGGCTCTGCCGTACTTTAGCTGCCCCCACGAAGAGAATCCCTTCCTGGGCTGGCGTTCCATCCGCGTATCCCTGGAACGGCAGGACATCTTCCGGGAGCAGCTGGCCGGAATTTTGCTTTCATCCCCCGCCGGCACCCCCAGCATCATGTTTCCGTTGATTTCCTCGGTGGATGAAATCCGTCAGGTGAAGGAGATACTCGCCTCGGTGAGGGAAGAGCTGAAGCTGGAGGGGCACGAACTGCGCGAGGAGATACCGCTGGGGATCATGGTCGAGATACCGGCTGCCGTCCAGATCATCGAGCACCTGCTCAAGGAAGTCGATTACGTCAGCATCGGCACCAACGACCTGATTCAGTACACGTTGGCCGCCGATCGGAACAATCCCCGGGTGAAGCAGTATTACGACCCATACCACCCGGCGGTGCTTCAATCCATAAAAAGGGTGGCCGATGCGGCGACAAAGGCCGGCAAAAAGGCGTCCGTCTGTGGTGAAATGGCTACCGAACCGATCAACGCCCTGCTCATGGTTGGCATGGGCATCCGGGAATTCAGCCTCTCGGCCCCCAGCATCCCGGTGGTCAAACAGGCCATTCGCTCCCACAGCATCCCCGAATGCCGCACCCTGGCGCGCCAGGTCCTTGCCTGCGCCAGCAGCGCCGATATCAGGAGGAAGCTGGACGCAGCACGCAAGAAGCTGCTGGTCTGA